A stretch of Natator depressus isolate rNatDep1 chromosome 2, rNatDep2.hap1, whole genome shotgun sequence DNA encodes these proteins:
- the SOX4 gene encoding transcription factor SOX-4, with protein sequence MVQQTNNAENTEALLAGETSDSGAGIELGIASSPTPGSTASTGGKADDPSWCKTPSGHIKRPMNAFMVWSQIERRKIMEQSPDMHNAEISKRLGKRWKLLKDSDKIPFIREAERLRLKHMADYPDYKYRPRKKVKSGNSSAKPGEKGDKSGGGSPGAGGGGTGTGSGGSTNSSKPALKKSGGTKLSPGGGSGASKPHAKVIPGSKAAPFPAEPPAQAALLPPDHHSLYKSRGGGAAASSCSAAGKHPSEKKLKRVYVFGTGGGHGQSASSSPGGAVPASPTLSCSTEASDPLSLYEEGGAGGCQQDGDCSSVSCPSPPGSSSPSDHRSYTSLRASSPAPSTSHSSSASSHSSSSSSSSGSSSSDDEFEDDLLDLNPSPGFESMSLGSFGSSVLDRDLDFNFEPGSGSHFEFPDYCTPEQEEMKMIGGGKGELS encoded by the exons ATGGTGCAGCAGACTAACAACGCGGAGAACACGGAAGCGCTTCTGGCCGGAGAGACCTCGGACTCCGGGGCCGGCATCGAGCTGGGCATCGCCTCCTCTCCCACGCCGGGCTCCACCGCTTCCACCGGGGGCAAGGCGGACGACCCGAGCTGGTGCAAGACCCCCAGCGGGCACATCAAGCGGCCCATGAACGCTTTCATGGTGTGGTCCCAGATCGAGAGGAGGAAGATCATGGAGCAGTCCCCGGACATGCACAACGCCGAGATCTCCAAGCGCCTGGGCAAGCGGTGGAAGCTGCTCAAGGACAGCGACAAGATCCCCTTCATCCGGGAGGCGGAGCGGCTGAGGCTCAAGCACATGGCGGACTATCCCGACTACAAGTACCGGCCCAGGAAGAAGGTGAAATCGGGGAACAGCTCCGCCAAGCCCGGCGAGAAAGGAGACAAGAGTGGCGGGGGCAGCCCTGGCGCCGGCGGGGGCGGCACCGGCACCGGCAGCGGGGGCAGCACGAACTCCTCCAAGCCCGCCCTGAAGAAGAGCGGCGGCACCAAGCTCTCCCCCGGCGGCGGCTCCGGGGCCAGCAAGCCGCACGCCAAGGTGATCCCGGGCAGCAAAGCCGCCCCCTTCCCCGCCGAGCCGCCGGCGCAGGCCGCCCTGCTGCCCCCGGACCACCACTCGCTGTACAAATCCCGCGGCGGCGGCGCGGCCGCCAGCTCCTGCTCGGCCGCCGGCAAACACCCCTCGGAGAAGAAGCTCAAGCGGGTCTATGTGTTCGGCACGGGCGGGGGCCACGGGCAGAGCGCGTCCTCCTCCCCCGGGGGCGCCGTGCCGGCCAGCCCGACCCTGAGCTGCTCCACGGAAGCCAGCGACCCTCTGAGCCTGTACGAGGAGGGGGGCGCCGGAGGGTGCCAGCAGGACGGAGACTGCAGCAGCGTCTCCTGCCCTTCCCCGCCGGGCAGCAGCTCCCCTTCGGATCACCGCAGCTACACCAGCCTGAGGGCCTCCTCCCCGGCCCCCTCCACTTCCCATTCCTCCTCGGCTTCCTCCCATtcctcctcgtcctcctcctcctccggctcCTCTTCCTCGGACGACGAGTTTGAAGACGACCTGTTGGACCTGAACCCCAGCCCCGGTTTTGAGAGCATGTCCCTGGGCAGCTTCGGCTCGTCCGTGCTGGACCGGGACCTAGATTTTAACTTCGAGCCTGGCTCGGGCTCGCACTTTGAGTTCCCGGACTACTGCACCCCGGAG caaGAGGAGATGAAGATGATTGGAGGCGGAAAGGGCGAATTgagctag